The Vibrio echinoideorum genome includes a region encoding these proteins:
- the mltF gene encoding membrane-bound lytic murein transglycosylase MltF, whose protein sequence is MPKFTLIFSSKFLLLAIALFGLTGCQIESEPKSVLEQIRDRGVLRVGTLNNQLSYYIGPDGPAGLDYELAREFAEELGVKLEIKPAYRLSGLFPALKKGEIDLIATGLTQNSNLTRAYRAAPAYYYVSQQVVYKKGQWRPRNLEQLIAFENERQEEFVKAQTESKESPSSETLTPSLVVVKDSHFEPTLKQLQSTHNDFIYDAVGNADINDLLKEVSTGERLFTVADSIELSLAQRLYPDVALAFELTEDQPISWYLERSEDESLYALLIEFFGNLKQSGELASLEEKYIGHIGTFDYVDTRAFIRALDSKLPKWSPLFQQYSQEFDWRLIAALAYQESHWNPVARSPTGVRGMMMLTLPTAKSVGVTNRLDPKQSVQGGVEYLRRIVNRVPDSITQHEKIWFALASYNVGYGHMMDARRLTKAQGGDPDAWGDVKDRLPLLKQKKYYSKTRYGYARGDEARNYVENIRRYYQSIIGHVNKRDKEEEANLEGLVVIPPLEISGAESTISAAESAVNDSESSK, encoded by the coding sequence ATGCCTAAATTTACGCTCATCTTTTCGTCTAAATTTCTTCTGCTCGCTATCGCTCTGTTTGGGCTAACTGGGTGCCAGATTGAATCTGAACCTAAAAGTGTTCTTGAGCAGATACGAGATCGCGGCGTTCTTCGTGTCGGTACCTTGAATAACCAACTCTCTTATTATATTGGTCCTGATGGCCCTGCTGGTTTGGATTACGAGTTAGCTCGTGAGTTTGCAGAAGAGCTTGGTGTAAAGCTTGAGATCAAACCAGCTTACCGCTTATCCGGCCTATTCCCTGCGTTAAAGAAAGGCGAGATCGATCTGATCGCGACTGGATTAACGCAAAACAGCAACCTAACACGAGCTTATCGCGCGGCGCCTGCTTATTACTATGTAAGCCAGCAAGTGGTGTATAAAAAGGGACAATGGCGTCCAAGAAATCTAGAACAGCTGATCGCGTTTGAGAATGAACGTCAGGAAGAGTTTGTGAAAGCTCAAACTGAATCAAAAGAGTCTCCATCAAGTGAAACGTTGACGCCGTCTTTGGTTGTAGTGAAGGACTCACATTTTGAGCCAACACTCAAACAACTACAGAGCACTCACAATGACTTTATCTACGATGCGGTAGGTAATGCCGACATCAATGATCTGCTAAAAGAAGTATCCACGGGAGAACGGCTGTTTACCGTTGCAGACTCAATTGAGCTTTCTTTGGCACAACGTTTATACCCTGATGTCGCACTTGCTTTCGAACTAACAGAAGACCAACCTATCTCTTGGTACTTAGAGAGATCAGAGGATGAAAGCCTTTATGCGTTACTGATCGAATTTTTCGGTAACCTGAAACAGTCTGGTGAGCTAGCATCGTTAGAAGAGAAATACATCGGCCACATTGGCACTTTTGATTATGTCGATACTCGTGCATTCATCCGTGCACTAGATAGCAAACTACCAAAATGGTCCCCGCTATTTCAACAATACTCGCAAGAGTTTGATTGGCGCTTAATCGCTGCTTTGGCTTACCAAGAATCCCACTGGAACCCCGTTGCTCGCTCACCAACCGGTGTTCGAGGCATGATGATGTTGACGCTGCCAACCGCAAAGAGTGTTGGTGTGACCAATCGTCTCGACCCGAAACAGTCGGTACAAGGTGGCGTGGAATATTTACGTCGTATCGTGAATCGAGTTCCTGACTCAATTACCCAACATGAAAAGATCTGGTTTGCTCTCGCTTCATATAACGTAGGTTATGGCCACATGATGGACGCACGTCGCTTAACTAAAGCACAAGGTGGTGATCCTGACGCTTGGGGTGATGTGAAAGATCGACTTCCTCTCCTAAAGCAGAAGAAATACTACAGTAAAACTCGTTACGGGTATGCGCGTGGTGATGAAGCAAGGAATTACGTTGAGAACATTCGCCGCTATTACCAGAGTATTATTGGTCATGTTAATAAGCGTGATAAAGAGGAAGAAGCCAACCTTGAAGGTTTAGTGGTTATCCCACCTTTAGAGATCTCAGGCGCAGAATCAACAATCAGTGCGGCCGAATCCGCTGTGAATGACTCTGAGTCCTCCAAATAA
- a CDS encoding AbgT family transporter: MSNQAVKKAPSTEKISGMDRFLNFIERAGNKIPDPAILFFWALVIVWVASALLSNLSFDLINPQTGAALEVNNLLTGEALASFLANMVTTFTGFAPLGIVLVAMLGVGVADSSGFITTGLKKMLNFTPAKLLTPMLILVAIVSHTAADAGYVLVIPLGGIIFHAAGRHPLAGIAAAFAGVSGGFSANFIPSGIDPLLAGFTQTAANVLDPAYVVNPLANIFFTGLSSVLIVGIGWYVTEKIIEPRLAKTPVDEDAEQAPDLGTFTAIESKAFKFAGWAMVAGIGLLIAALVPENSALRSPEGELTAFSAPVMKSIVPLIFILFIIPGIVYGRVAGTFKNSNDVIKAMSETMATMGAYIVMSFFCAQFLSAFAQSNIGTMLALYGAEGLKAMDLPGEATVVGMILLTASVNLLVGSASAKWALIGPILVPMLMVVGISPELSQAAYRVGDSVSNIISPLMVFFPLVVVYCQRYVKSTGIGTLASLMMPFSIAMLIGWSIFLLAYWALGIPLGIQAPYTYTM, encoded by the coding sequence ATGAGTAACCAAGCCGTAAAAAAAGCACCGTCGACTGAGAAAATCAGTGGAATGGATCGCTTTCTAAACTTCATTGAACGCGCCGGCAACAAAATTCCAGATCCAGCAATTCTGTTCTTCTGGGCTCTAGTTATTGTATGGGTAGCATCTGCACTTTTGTCGAATCTTTCATTCGACCTAATCAACCCTCAAACGGGTGCTGCTCTAGAAGTTAACAACCTACTAACTGGTGAAGCACTTGCTAGCTTCCTAGCGAATATGGTTACCACATTCACAGGCTTCGCACCTCTAGGCATCGTACTTGTTGCTATGCTAGGTGTTGGCGTTGCAGATTCTTCAGGCTTCATTACGACTGGCCTTAAGAAGATGCTTAACTTCACGCCAGCTAAGCTATTAACGCCAATGCTGATCCTTGTTGCTATCGTGTCTCACACAGCGGCAGATGCAGGTTACGTTCTAGTAATCCCTCTTGGCGGTATCATCTTCCACGCAGCGGGTCGTCACCCTCTAGCGGGTATTGCAGCAGCGTTTGCTGGTGTATCAGGTGGTTTCTCAGCGAACTTCATTCCTTCAGGTATTGACCCGCTACTAGCAGGCTTCACTCAAACAGCGGCAAACGTTCTTGACCCTGCATACGTGGTTAACCCTCTAGCAAACATTTTCTTTACTGGCTTGTCTTCAGTTCTCATTGTTGGTATCGGTTGGTACGTGACAGAGAAGATCATTGAACCTCGTCTTGCAAAAACACCAGTAGATGAAGATGCTGAACAAGCACCGGATCTAGGTACGTTCACAGCGATTGAATCTAAAGCATTCAAATTCGCGGGTTGGGCAATGGTGGCAGGTATTGGTTTGCTTATCGCAGCTTTGGTTCCTGAAAACTCAGCACTTCGTTCGCCTGAAGGTGAGCTAACGGCGTTCTCAGCACCAGTAATGAAGTCTATCGTTCCTCTGATCTTCATTCTGTTCATTATTCCAGGCATCGTCTACGGCCGTGTAGCGGGTACTTTTAAGAACAGCAATGATGTTATCAAAGCAATGTCAGAGACGATGGCAACGATGGGCGCATACATTGTAATGTCGTTCTTCTGTGCTCAATTCCTATCTGCATTCGCTCAATCGAATATTGGCACAATGCTAGCGCTTTACGGTGCTGAAGGCCTGAAAGCAATGGATCTTCCGGGTGAAGCTACCGTTGTAGGTATGATTCTACTAACGGCATCAGTTAACCTTCTTGTCGGCTCAGCTTCTGCAAAATGGGCACTGATTGGCCCTATCCTAGTTCCAATGTTAATGGTTGTAGGTATCTCTCCTGAGCTATCTCAAGCGGCTTACCGTGTAGGCGATTCTGTGTCTAACATCATCTCTCCATTAATGGTGTTCTTCCCACTGGTTGTTGTTTACTGTCAACGCTACGTTAAGTCGACAGGTATCGGTACTCTAGCTTCTCTAATGATGCCATTCTCGATTGCTATGCTAATCGGTTGGTCTATCTTCTTGCTAGCTTACTGGGCTCTTGGTATCCCACTAGGTATCCAAGCTCCTTACACTTACACAATGTAA
- the purL gene encoding phosphoribosylformylglycinamidine synthase yields the protein MRILRGSPALSEFRVNKLLELCRELSLPVTGIYAEFAHFADLTAELDESEVEKLEKLLTYGPTIEEHEPEGLLLLATPRPGTISPWSSKSTDIAHNCGLAKVSRLERGTAFYIETSSELSELQLVELKAILHDRMMEVVFTDFESAAALFTVAEPIPYAEVDLLTGGRKALEEANVILGLALAEDEIDYLLESFTEKLGRNPTDIELMMFAQANSEHCRHKIFNADWTIDGVKQEKSLFKMIKNTFETTPEHVLSAYKDNAAVMTGSEVGRFFPDPETRQYNYHQEKTHILMKVETHNHPTAISPWPGASTGSGGEIRDEGATGIGGKPKAGLVAFSVSNLKIPNFVQPWETDFGKPSRIVTALDIMLEGPLGGAAFNNEFGRPNLLGYFRTYEEKVNSHNGEEVRGYHKPIMLAGGLGNIRDDHVQKKEIPVGASLIVLGGPAMNIGLGGGAASSMDSGSSSEDLDFASVQRENPEMERRCQEVIDRCWQLGDANPIAFIHDVGAGGISNALPELVDDGERGGIFNLRDVPNDEPGMSPLEIWCNESQERYVMAVADKDLATFEAICKRERAPFAIVGKATEERDLKLEDSHFDNTPIDMPMDILLGKTPKMHRDAKTLKANNPAIDRSGIELNEAVDRVLRLPTVAEKTFLITIGDRSVTGLVARDQMVGPWQVPVANCAVTAASYDTYHGEAMSLGERTPVALLDFGASARLAVGEAITNIAATNIGDIKHIKLSANWMSPAGHPGEDAGLYEAVKAVGEELCPALGLTIPVGKDSMSMKTKWEENGEQKEVTSPLSLVITAFARVEDVRKTITPQLRTPDNLEGLGNTSLVLIDLGNGKNRMGATALAQVYKQLGDKPADVDNAAQLKGFYEGVQTLVANDQVVAYHDKGDGGLFVTLAEMAFAGHCGVNADIAALLSASENSEDTLAALFNEELGAVIQVRNDDLDAVLSTLAANGLEACSHVIGSVVGEGEASDEVVIKSGADVVIQRNRTELRTIWAETTHKMQGLRDNPICADQEHEAKKDNSDPGLNVSLSFDVNEDIAAPYINAPMINTGAKPKMAILREQGVNSHVEMAAAFDRAGFEATDIHMSDILTGQAVLEEYNGLVACGGFSYGDVLGAGEGWAKSVLFNDSTRDQFENFFKREDTFSLGVCNGCQMLSNLRELIPGAEYWPRFVRNESERFEARFSLVEVQKSDSVFFNGMEGSRMPIAVSHGEGRVEVRDNDHLNAIENSGTVALRYVDNNGNQTQQYPNNPNGSPNAITGLTTTDGRVTIMMPHPERVFRTVANSWSPEGWGENGAWMRMFQNARKNVG from the coding sequence ATGAGAATTTTGCGTGGCTCCCCAGCTCTATCTGAGTTTCGTGTTAACAAGCTTTTAGAGCTTTGTCGTGAATTAAGCTTACCTGTAACAGGTATTTACGCTGAGTTTGCCCACTTTGCTGATTTAACGGCAGAGCTAGATGAGTCTGAAGTTGAGAAGCTAGAAAAGCTACTGACTTACGGTCCAACGATTGAAGAGCATGAGCCTGAAGGTTTATTGCTGCTTGCAACGCCACGCCCAGGCACTATCTCGCCTTGGTCTTCAAAATCAACTGATATCGCACACAACTGTGGACTGGCTAAAGTGTCACGTCTAGAGCGCGGTACTGCTTTCTACATTGAAACCTCTTCTGAACTTTCTGAGCTTCAACTTGTTGAGCTGAAAGCGATTCTGCACGACCGTATGATGGAAGTTGTTTTCACTGACTTTGAATCAGCGGCGGCATTATTCACAGTTGCTGAGCCTATTCCTTATGCGGAAGTTGACCTTCTTACTGGCGGGCGTAAAGCGCTTGAAGAAGCAAACGTTATCCTAGGTCTTGCGCTTGCAGAAGATGAGATTGATTACCTTCTTGAAAGTTTCACTGAGAAGCTTGGCCGCAATCCGACTGACATCGAGCTAATGATGTTTGCACAAGCAAACTCAGAGCACTGCCGTCACAAGATCTTTAACGCTGATTGGACTATCGATGGCGTTAAGCAAGAAAAATCATTGTTCAAGATGATTAAGAACACCTTTGAAACGACACCAGAACACGTTCTGTCTGCTTATAAAGATAACGCAGCGGTAATGACAGGTTCTGAAGTCGGTCGTTTCTTCCCAGATCCAGAAACTCGCCAATACAACTACCACCAAGAGAAAACACACATCTTGATGAAAGTTGAAACGCATAACCACCCAACGGCAATCTCTCCGTGGCCGGGCGCATCAACAGGTTCAGGCGGCGAAATCCGTGATGAAGGCGCAACTGGTATTGGTGGTAAGCCAAAAGCTGGTTTGGTTGCTTTCTCTGTATCTAACTTAAAAATTCCTAACTTCGTACAACCTTGGGAAACTGATTTTGGTAAGCCAAGCCGTATCGTAACTGCGTTGGATATCATGTTAGAAGGCCCATTAGGTGGCGCAGCATTCAACAACGAATTTGGTCGTCCAAACCTATTAGGTTACTTCCGTACTTACGAAGAAAAAGTTAACTCTCATAACGGTGAAGAAGTACGTGGTTACCACAAGCCAATCATGCTGGCCGGTGGCCTTGGTAACATCCGTGATGATCATGTTCAGAAGAAAGAGATCCCAGTAGGTGCGAGCCTAATCGTATTGGGTGGCCCTGCAATGAACATCGGCCTTGGTGGCGGTGCGGCATCTTCAATGGATTCTGGTTCTTCTTCTGAAGACTTAGATTTTGCTTCTGTACAACGTGAAAACCCAGAGATGGAACGTCGTTGTCAGGAAGTTATCGACCGTTGTTGGCAGCTTGGTGATGCGAACCCAATCGCATTTATCCACGATGTGGGCGCGGGCGGCATCTCGAATGCACTTCCTGAGCTAGTCGATGACGGCGAACGTGGCGGTATCTTCAACCTACGTGATGTACCAAACGATGAACCAGGCATGAGCCCGCTTGAAATCTGGTGTAACGAATCTCAAGAACGTTATGTAATGGCGGTTGCAGATAAAGACTTAGCAACGTTCGAAGCGATTTGTAAGCGTGAACGCGCTCCATTCGCGATTGTTGGTAAAGCAACAGAAGAACGTGACCTTAAATTAGAAGATTCACACTTCGACAATACGCCGATCGACATGCCAATGGACATCTTATTAGGCAAAACACCTAAGATGCACCGTGACGCGAAAACGTTAAAAGCAAACAATCCTGCGATTGACCGTTCTGGTATCGAACTAAACGAAGCGGTTGATCGTGTTCTACGCCTACCAACGGTTGCAGAGAAAACATTCCTTATTACTATCGGTGACCGCTCGGTAACAGGCCTTGTGGCTCGTGACCAAATGGTCGGCCCTTGGCAAGTACCAGTAGCGAACTGCGCGGTAACTGCAGCAAGCTACGACACTTACCACGGGGAAGCGATGTCTCTTGGTGAGCGCACTCCGGTTGCACTTCTAGACTTCGGAGCATCTGCTCGTCTAGCGGTTGGTGAAGCCATTACTAACATTGCAGCGACTAACATCGGTGATATCAAACATATTAAACTGTCGGCTAACTGGATGTCTCCAGCGGGTCACCCTGGTGAAGACGCAGGTCTTTACGAAGCGGTTAAAGCGGTGGGTGAAGAGCTATGTCCGGCACTGGGTCTAACTATCCCAGTGGGTAAAGACTCAATGTCGATGAAGACTAAGTGGGAAGAGAACGGCGAGCAGAAAGAAGTCACGTCTCCGCTATCTCTTGTTATCACTGCGTTTGCACGTGTTGAAGATGTTCGTAAGACGATTACTCCTCAATTACGCACCCCTGATAACCTTGAAGGACTAGGCAACACGTCACTGGTTCTTATCGACTTAGGTAACGGCAAAAACCGCATGGGTGCAACAGCACTTGCACAGGTTTACAAGCAGCTTGGTGATAAGCCAGCAGATGTAGACAACGCAGCGCAACTAAAAGGCTTCTACGAAGGCGTTCAAACGCTTGTAGCAAACGACCAAGTTGTCGCTTACCACGATAAAGGTGACGGTGGTCTATTCGTAACGCTAGCTGAAATGGCGTTCGCAGGTCACTGTGGTGTTAACGCTGATATTGCAGCGCTTTTATCTGCATCAGAGAATAGTGAAGACACACTAGCAGCACTCTTCAACGAAGAGCTAGGTGCAGTAATCCAAGTACGCAACGACGACTTAGATGCAGTACTTTCTACTCTTGCAGCGAACGGCCTAGAAGCGTGTTCACATGTGATTGGCTCTGTTGTTGGTGAAGGGGAAGCATCAGATGAAGTAGTGATTAAGTCAGGCGCAGACGTTGTAATCCAGCGTAACCGTACTGAACTACGTACTATCTGGGCTGAAACTACGCATAAGATGCAAGGTCTACGTGATAACCCAATCTGTGCAGACCAAGAGCACGAAGCGAAGAAAGATAACTCAGACCCAGGTCTGAACGTTAGCCTAAGCTTTGATGTAAACGAAGACATTGCAGCGCCTTATATCAATGCTCCTATGATAAACACAGGCGCTAAGCCTAAGATGGCGATTCTACGTGAGCAAGGTGTTAACTCTCACGTTGAAATGGCGGCAGCATTCGACCGTGCAGGCTTTGAAGCAACTGATATTCACATGAGCGACATCCTAACGGGTCAAGCGGTACTAGAAGAGTACAACGGCCTTGTGGCTTGTGGTGGCTTCTCTTACGGTGATGTACTTGGCGCTGGTGAAGGTTGGGCTAAATCGGTTCTGTTTAACGACTCTACTCGTGACCAATTTGAAAACTTCTTCAAGCGTGAAGATACTTTCTCTCTAGGTGTGTGTAACGGTTGTCAGATGTTGTCTAACCTGCGTGAGCTCATCCCGGGTGCAGAGTACTGGCCACGTTTCGTTCGTAACGAATCAGAGCGTTTTGAAGCTCGTTTCAGCCTAGTTGAAGTTCAGAAGTCTGACTCTGTGTTCTTCAATGGTATGGAAGGTTCTCGTATGCCAATCGCTGTTTCTCACGGAGAAGGCCGCGTAGAAGTACGTGACAATGACCACCTAAACGCGATTGAAAACTCAGGAACGGTTGCACTACGTTACGTTGATAACAACGGTAACCAAACGCAGCAATACCCGAACAACCCGAATGGTTCGCCAAACGCTATCACAGGTCTAACGACCACGGATGGCCGCGTGACTATCATGATGCCTCACCCAGAGCGTGTATTCCGCACGGTTGCAAACTCTTGGTCTCCAGAAGGTTGGGGCGAGAATGGTGCTTGGATGCGTATGTTCCAAAACGCTCGTAAGAATGTGGGTTAA
- a CDS encoding hemolysin family protein, with the protein MKILLLVGLIVLNGLFAMSEIALVAAKNSRLKRLAEKHRSAQIALELKENPTRFLSTIQIGITVIGLLSGIVGEATLSAPLAVQLELWGFDPTQANILSTAVVVVGITYFAIVVGELVPKRFAQSQAENIAVLVALPIFWLSRIATPFVFALSASTEGILKLMGRSGEEDSVTEDDIHALVKEGSESGVIERGEQEMIRNILQLDDRLVSSLMTPRRDVDFLDIDQPVEQLLKKLRSSKHSVFPLCQDHLNKVVGTVSSKALLNQAGNLSIQVIMGLSKSPIYVPESMKALRLLSYFKESGTEMAFIVDEYGDVQGLVTHYDILEAIAGELSNNPQDLWTEEVEDGLLVDGLIPISELKNRLELSDLGGEKEGFQTLTGLVTWLIGRLPDIGEVVQYQQWQFEIISVENNRIVSVKATKIVNELGDAVS; encoded by the coding sequence ATGAAGATTCTGCTTTTAGTAGGGTTAATTGTTTTAAATGGTCTGTTTGCCATGTCAGAGATTGCATTGGTAGCAGCAAAAAATAGTCGGCTGAAACGCTTAGCCGAAAAGCATCGCTCCGCTCAGATTGCTCTTGAGCTCAAAGAAAATCCAACCCGCTTCCTTTCAACCATTCAAATCGGTATCACAGTAATCGGCCTACTCAGCGGTATTGTCGGTGAGGCTACGTTATCAGCTCCACTCGCGGTTCAACTTGAACTGTGGGGATTCGATCCAACACAAGCGAATATCCTGTCTACCGCCGTTGTGGTTGTGGGTATTACTTACTTCGCCATTGTTGTAGGCGAGTTGGTGCCAAAACGTTTCGCTCAGTCTCAAGCGGAGAACATTGCTGTGTTGGTGGCCCTGCCTATTTTTTGGTTATCTAGAATTGCGACGCCGTTTGTATTTGCGTTGTCTGCGTCAACTGAAGGCATCTTAAAGTTGATGGGGCGCAGTGGCGAAGAGGATAGTGTTACTGAAGACGATATCCATGCACTTGTAAAAGAGGGCTCAGAGTCTGGAGTGATTGAGCGCGGCGAGCAAGAGATGATTCGTAATATCTTGCAGCTTGATGATCGCCTGGTGAGTTCTTTGATGACCCCTCGCCGAGATGTCGATTTTCTCGATATCGACCAACCGGTTGAGCAGCTGCTAAAGAAATTGCGTTCATCAAAGCACAGTGTGTTTCCATTGTGCCAAGATCACCTCAATAAAGTGGTCGGTACGGTGTCGTCCAAAGCCTTGCTGAATCAGGCGGGCAATTTAAGTATTCAAGTCATCATGGGGCTGTCTAAGTCGCCGATCTATGTTCCTGAATCGATGAAGGCATTGCGCTTACTGAGCTACTTTAAAGAGTCAGGTACGGAGATGGCATTCATTGTTGATGAATATGGGGATGTGCAAGGTCTTGTAACGCACTATGACATTCTGGAAGCGATTGCAGGGGAGCTATCCAATAACCCTCAAGATTTGTGGACAGAGGAAGTTGAAGATGGCTTGCTAGTGGATGGGTTAATCCCTATCAGCGAACTGAAGAATCGTTTAGAGCTATCAGATTTAGGAGGTGAGAAGGAAGGTTTCCAAACTTTGACCGGTTTAGTTACATGGTTGATTGGTCGCTTACCTGATATTGGCGAAGTCGTTCAATATCAACAATGGCAGTTCGAAATTATCTCTGTAGAAAATAATCGAATTGTGAGTGTTAAAGCGACAAAAATAGTCAATGAGCTAGGCGATGCTGTTAGTTAG
- a CDS encoding prepilin-type N-terminal cleavage/methylation domain-containing protein: MTSKQQGFSLIEVLISFLLIGVASLGLVKLQVYAEQKSDFALHSVEALHFAERQMEYYRTRVSEVSGAVGLIPFADLNQASYCLNAASSDPLSGLPSSAYTMKCEVTNADGALSSALKSITVSVAWQDRMNRSQSIYLETMLSKYSEFD, translated from the coding sequence ATGACTTCTAAACAACAAGGTTTCAGTTTGATCGAGGTTCTTATCTCTTTCTTACTCATCGGTGTTGCTTCGTTAGGGTTGGTTAAGCTGCAGGTCTACGCGGAACAAAAATCGGACTTTGCTCTTCATAGTGTTGAGGCTCTGCATTTTGCTGAGAGGCAGATGGAATATTATCGGACTCGTGTCTCGGAGGTGAGTGGGGCGGTTGGATTAATCCCTTTTGCAGATCTCAATCAAGCGAGTTACTGTCTCAATGCTGCAAGTTCGGATCCACTGTCCGGTTTACCAAGCTCTGCCTATACGATGAAATGTGAAGTGACAAATGCTGATGGTGCTTTGTCTAGTGCGTTAAAAAGCATTACTGTTTCCGTTGCATGGCAAGATCGTATGAACCGTTCGCAAAGCATTTACCTCGAGACTATGCTCTCCAAATACAGTGAATTTGATTGA
- a CDS encoding GspH/FimT family pseudopilin → MTRGFTLLELLITVSVLSILIATAAPSFSSVSQTVKMQRLAGELNGFLIQAKSESVKRNQDLWVHFSMEKNAVQSTGDWTVWLKPTEDLSGETLLQLSGEPFRDLSFSHNYTGDRITFESVRGRPSRGTLYLAPNVDSTDRVLIKLSSPPGRIKVCGELSAQYGYDAC, encoded by the coding sequence ATGACTCGAGGGTTTACTTTATTAGAGCTGTTAATCACGGTATCGGTGTTGTCGATACTGATAGCGACGGCTGCTCCGAGTTTTAGTTCTGTCAGTCAAACCGTCAAGATGCAACGGTTGGCAGGGGAGTTGAACGGTTTTCTAATTCAGGCTAAGTCAGAGTCAGTAAAAAGGAATCAAGATCTTTGGGTTCATTTCTCGATGGAAAAGAATGCAGTGCAATCAACAGGAGATTGGACTGTTTGGTTAAAACCTACCGAAGACTTGTCAGGAGAAACCTTACTGCAGTTGTCGGGCGAACCCTTTCGCGACCTTTCTTTTTCTCATAACTACACCGGAGACAGAATCACTTTTGAGAGCGTTCGTGGAAGGCCTTCTCGCGGGACTCTCTATCTGGCTCCTAATGTGGATTCAACCGATCGGGTTCTGATCAAATTATCCAGCCCGCCGGGGCGAATTAAGGTGTGTGGTGAGTTGAGTGCACAGTATGGCTATGATGCCTGTTAA
- a CDS encoding PilW family protein — protein MAMMPVKPRLTALWKQQGTSLIELMVASVIGVFAISIIGSVFITGQRIAKDKGIELLLLQNLTSTMQVMKEDIQRAGYDGSNGYSIKLSGASNTIQVSGGVAVGFVYFREGSNGNKDIRNIVYQKDGTKLKICEKGTTISEAIPTFNQVTGCYSLFDDSLIEVDAFSVDAQLLEQNSIKTTLTDISITASIPTAGVTKSVSVSVKQRNWQ, from the coding sequence ATGGCTATGATGCCTGTTAAACCAAGATTGACAGCTCTTTGGAAGCAACAAGGCACATCACTGATTGAATTAATGGTGGCCTCTGTGATTGGCGTGTTCGCTATTTCGATTATCGGCAGCGTCTTCATTACGGGGCAGAGAATTGCTAAAGATAAAGGCATTGAGTTATTACTGCTGCAAAATCTAACCAGTACGATGCAGGTCATGAAAGAAGATATCCAACGAGCGGGCTACGATGGCTCTAATGGTTACTCAATCAAGTTATCTGGAGCGAGCAATACCATCCAAGTGAGTGGCGGTGTTGCCGTTGGGTTTGTCTACTTCAGAGAGGGCTCAAACGGAAACAAAGATATTCGAAATATCGTTTATCAGAAAGATGGAACCAAGCTGAAAATATGTGAGAAGGGCACCACTATATCTGAGGCGATTCCTACTTTTAATCAGGTTACTGGATGTTACTCACTTTTCGATGACAGCCTGATCGAGGTAGATGCATTCAGTGTTGATGCTCAGTTATTAGAGCAGAACTCGATTAAAACCACGCTTACCGATATCAGCATTACGGCTTCAATTCCAACCGCAGGTGTTACCAAATCGGTTTCGGTTTCCGTTAAACAAAGGAACTGGCAATGA
- the tadA gene encoding tRNA adenosine(34) deaminase TadA: MSDHQFSPQDEIFMRRAIEVAKQAEKEGEVPVGAVLVKEGEIISEGWNRSIGSHDATAHAEIETLRKAGQALENYRLLDTTLYVTLEPCPMCAGALLHSRVKRIVFGAPDLKAGAAGTVLNLFESQASYHYADVERGLLEQECREQLQAFFKRRRKEIKEKRKLERLQQEQLLEEEQQAGKRK, encoded by the coding sequence TTGTCAGACCATCAATTTAGCCCTCAAGATGAAATCTTCATGCGACGCGCCATCGAGGTTGCTAAGCAAGCAGAGAAAGAGGGAGAGGTTCCCGTTGGTGCCGTGTTGGTGAAAGAGGGGGAGATTATTTCTGAAGGTTGGAACCGTTCAATTGGCAGCCACGATGCCACAGCGCATGCGGAAATAGAAACCTTGCGTAAAGCTGGCCAAGCTTTGGAAAATTATCGTTTACTGGATACGACGTTGTACGTCACTTTAGAACCATGCCCTATGTGTGCTGGTGCGTTGTTGCACAGCCGAGTAAAGCGCATTGTGTTTGGAGCACCTGACTTAAAAGCGGGCGCAGCGGGTACTGTACTTAACTTATTTGAAAGCCAAGCCTCTTACCATTATGCCGACGTTGAACGTGGCTTATTGGAGCAGGAATGTCGCGAACAGTTACAGGCATTTTTTAAACGTCGTAGAAAAGAGATAAAAGAAAAGCGAAAGCTTGAACGTTTGCAACAAGAACAGCTTTTAGAAGAAGAGCAACAGGCTGGAAAGCGGAAGTAA